From a region of the Ovis aries strain OAR_USU_Benz2616 breed Rambouillet chromosome 2, ARS-UI_Ramb_v3.0, whole genome shotgun sequence genome:
- the YTHDF2 gene encoding YTH domain-containing family protein 2 isoform X2, translating into MSASSLLEQRPKGQGNKVQNGSVHQKDGLNDDDFEPYLSPQARPNNAYTAMSDSYLPSYYSPSIGFSYSLGEAAWSTGGDTAMPYLTSYGQLSNGEPHFLPDAMFGQPGALGSTPFLGQHGFNFFPSGIDFSAWGNNSSQGQSTQSSGYSSNYAYAPSSLGGAMIDGQSAFASETLNKAPGMNTIDQGMAALKLGSTEVASNVPKVVGSAVGSGSITSNIVASNSLPPATIAPPKPASWADIASKPAKQQPKLKTKNGIAGSSLPPPPIKHNMDIGTWDNKGPVAKAPSQALVQNIGQQPTQGSPQPVGQQANNSPPVAQASVGQQTQPLPPPPPQPAQLSVQQQAAQPTRWVAPRNRGSGFGHNGVDGNGVGQTQAGSGSTPSEPHPVLEKLRSINNYNPKDFDWNLKHGRVFIIKSYSEDDIHRSIKYNIWCSTEHGNKRLDAAYRSMNGKGPVYLLFSVNGSGHFCGVAEMKSAVDYNTCAGVWSQDKWKGRFDVRWIFVKDVPNSQLRHIRLENNENKPVTNSRDTQEVPLEKAKQVLKIIASYKHTTSIFDDFSHYEKRQEEEESVKKERQGRGK; encoded by the coding sequence aaTAATGCATATACTGCCATGTCAGATTCCTACTTACCCAGTTACTACAGTCCCTCCATTGGCTTCTCCTATTCTTTGGGTGAAGCTGCTTGGTCTACTGGGGGTGACACAGCCATGCCCTATCTAACTTCTTATGGACAGCTGAGCAACGGAGAGCCTCACTTTCTACCAGATGCAATGTTTGGACAACCAGGAGCCCTGGGTAGCACTCCATTTCTTGGTCAGCAtggttttaatttctttcccAGTGGGATTGACTTCTCAGCTTGGGGAAATAACAGTTCTCAGGGACAGTCTACTCAGAGCTCTGGATATAGTAGCAATTATGCTTATGCACCTAGCTCCTTAGGTGGAGCCATGATTGATGGACAGTCAGCTTTTGCCAGTGAGACCCTCAATAAGGCTCCTGGCATGAATACTATAGACCAAGGGATGGCAGCACTGAAGTTGGGTAGCACAGAAGTTGCAAGCAATGTTCCAAAAGTTGTAGGCTCTGCTGTTGGTAGTGGGTCCATTACTAGTAACATCGTGGCTTCCAATAGTTTGCCTCCAGCTACCATTGCTCCTCCAAAACCAGCATCTTGGGCTGATATTGCTAGCAAGCCTGCAAAACAGCAACCCAAGTTGAAGACCAAGAATGGCATTGCAGGGTCAAGTCTTCCACCACCCCCAATAAAGCATAACATGGATATTGGAACTTGGGATAACAAGGGTCCTGTGGCAAAAGCCCCCTCACAGGCTTTGGTTCAGAATATAGGTCAGCAGCCAACCCAAGGGTCTCCGCAGCCTGTAGGTCAGCAGGCTAACAATAGCCCACCAGTGGCACAGGCATCAGTAGGGCAACAGACGCAGCCATTGCCTCCACCTCCACCACAGCCTGCTCAACTGTCAGTGCAGCAGCAGGCAGCTCAGCCAACCCGCTGGGTAGCACCTCGGAACCGTGGCAGTGGGTTCGGTCATAATGGGGTGGATGGTAATGGAGTAGGACAGACTCAGGCTGGATCTGGATCTACTCCTTCAGAACCTCATCCGGTCTTGGAGAAGTTGCGGTCCATTAATAACTATAACCCCAAGGATTTTGACTGGAATCTGAAACATGGCCGGGTTTTCATCATTAAGAGCTACTCCGAGGACGATATCCACCGTTCCATTAAGTATAATATCTGGTGCAGCACAGAGCATGGTAACAAGAGACTGGATGCTGCTTATCGCTCCATGAACGGGAAAGGCCCCGTTTACTTACTTTTCAGTGTCAACGGCAGTGGACACTTCTGTGGCGTTGCAGAAATGAAATCTGCTGTGGACTACAACACATGTGCAGGTGTGTGGTCCCAGGACAAGTGGAAGGGCCGTTTTGATGTCAGGTGGATTTTTGTGAAGGACGTTCCCAATAGCCAGCTGCGACACATTCGCCTAGAGAACAACGAGAATAAACCAGTGACCAACTCCAGGGACACTCAAGAAGTGCCTCTGGAAAAAGCTAAGCAGGTGTTGAAAATCATAGCCAGCTACAAGCACACCACTTCCATTTTTGATGACTTCTCACACTATGAGAAACgccaagaggaagaagaaagtgtTAAAAAG
- the YTHDF2 gene encoding YTH domain-containing family protein 2 isoform X1 has product MSASSLLEQRPKGQGNKVQNGSVHQKDGLNDDDFEPYLSPQARPNNAYTAMSDSYLPSYYSPSIGFSYSLGEAAWSTGGDTAMPYLTSYGQLSNGEPHFLPDAMFGQPGALGSTPFLGQHGFNFFPSGIDFSAWGNNSSQGQSTQSSGYSSNYAYAPSSLGGAMIDGQSAFASETLNKAPGMNTIDQGMAALKLGSTEVASNVPKVVGSAVGSGSITSNIVASNSLPPATIAPPKPASWADIASKPAKQQPKLKTKNGIAGSSLPPPPIKHNMDIGTWDNKGPVAKAPSQALVQNIGQQPTQGSPQPVGQQANNSPPVAQASVGQQTQPLPPPPPQPAQLSVQQQAAQPTRWVAPRNRGSGFGHNGVDGNGVGQTQAGSGSTPSEPHPVLEKLRSINNYNPKDFDWNLKHGRVFIIKSYSEDDIHRSIKYNIWCSTEHGNKRLDAAYRSMNGKGPVYLLFSVNGSGHFCGVAEMKSAVDYNTCAGVWSQDKWKGRFDVRWIFVKDVPNSQLRHIRLENNENKPVTNSRDTQEVPLEKAKQVLKIIASYKHTTSIFDDFSHYEKRQEEEESVKKVTSLPFLKL; this is encoded by the coding sequence aaTAATGCATATACTGCCATGTCAGATTCCTACTTACCCAGTTACTACAGTCCCTCCATTGGCTTCTCCTATTCTTTGGGTGAAGCTGCTTGGTCTACTGGGGGTGACACAGCCATGCCCTATCTAACTTCTTATGGACAGCTGAGCAACGGAGAGCCTCACTTTCTACCAGATGCAATGTTTGGACAACCAGGAGCCCTGGGTAGCACTCCATTTCTTGGTCAGCAtggttttaatttctttcccAGTGGGATTGACTTCTCAGCTTGGGGAAATAACAGTTCTCAGGGACAGTCTACTCAGAGCTCTGGATATAGTAGCAATTATGCTTATGCACCTAGCTCCTTAGGTGGAGCCATGATTGATGGACAGTCAGCTTTTGCCAGTGAGACCCTCAATAAGGCTCCTGGCATGAATACTATAGACCAAGGGATGGCAGCACTGAAGTTGGGTAGCACAGAAGTTGCAAGCAATGTTCCAAAAGTTGTAGGCTCTGCTGTTGGTAGTGGGTCCATTACTAGTAACATCGTGGCTTCCAATAGTTTGCCTCCAGCTACCATTGCTCCTCCAAAACCAGCATCTTGGGCTGATATTGCTAGCAAGCCTGCAAAACAGCAACCCAAGTTGAAGACCAAGAATGGCATTGCAGGGTCAAGTCTTCCACCACCCCCAATAAAGCATAACATGGATATTGGAACTTGGGATAACAAGGGTCCTGTGGCAAAAGCCCCCTCACAGGCTTTGGTTCAGAATATAGGTCAGCAGCCAACCCAAGGGTCTCCGCAGCCTGTAGGTCAGCAGGCTAACAATAGCCCACCAGTGGCACAGGCATCAGTAGGGCAACAGACGCAGCCATTGCCTCCACCTCCACCACAGCCTGCTCAACTGTCAGTGCAGCAGCAGGCAGCTCAGCCAACCCGCTGGGTAGCACCTCGGAACCGTGGCAGTGGGTTCGGTCATAATGGGGTGGATGGTAATGGAGTAGGACAGACTCAGGCTGGATCTGGATCTACTCCTTCAGAACCTCATCCGGTCTTGGAGAAGTTGCGGTCCATTAATAACTATAACCCCAAGGATTTTGACTGGAATCTGAAACATGGCCGGGTTTTCATCATTAAGAGCTACTCCGAGGACGATATCCACCGTTCCATTAAGTATAATATCTGGTGCAGCACAGAGCATGGTAACAAGAGACTGGATGCTGCTTATCGCTCCATGAACGGGAAAGGCCCCGTTTACTTACTTTTCAGTGTCAACGGCAGTGGACACTTCTGTGGCGTTGCAGAAATGAAATCTGCTGTGGACTACAACACATGTGCAGGTGTGTGGTCCCAGGACAAGTGGAAGGGCCGTTTTGATGTCAGGTGGATTTTTGTGAAGGACGTTCCCAATAGCCAGCTGCGACACATTCGCCTAGAGAACAACGAGAATAAACCAGTGACCAACTCCAGGGACACTCAAGAAGTGCCTCTGGAAAAAGCTAAGCAGGTGTTGAAAATCATAGCCAGCTACAAGCACACCACTTCCATTTTTGATGACTTCTCACACTATGAGAAACgccaagaggaagaagaaagtgtTAAAAAGGTAACCAGCTTACCCTTCTTAAAACtttaa